In Chlorocebus sabaeus isolate Y175 chromosome 5, mChlSab1.0.hap1, whole genome shotgun sequence, one genomic interval encodes:
- the CACNA1H gene encoding voltage-dependent T-type calcium channel subunit alpha-1H isoform X8, with protein sequence MTEGARAADEVRVPLGAPPPGPAAAVGASPESPGVPGREAEQGSEPGVSPPESPAAERGAELGADEEQRVPYPALAATVFFCLGQTTRPRSWCLRLVCNPWFEHVSMLVIMLNCVTLGMFRPCEDVECGSERCNILEAFDAFIFAFFAVEMVIKMVALGLFGQKCYLGDTWNRLDFFIVVAGMMEYSLDGHNVSLSAIRTVRVLRPLRAINRVPSMRILVTLLLDTLPMLGNVLLLCFFVFFIFGIVGVQLWAGLLRNRCFLDSAFVRNNNLTFLRPYYQTEEGEENPFICSSRRDNGMQKCSHIPSRRELRVPCTLGWEAYVQPQAEGVGATRNACINWNQYYNVCRSGDSNPHNGAINFDNIGYAWIAIFQVGSFFMINLCLVVIATQFSETKQRESQLMREQRARHLSNDSTLASFSEPGSCYEELLKYVGHIFRKVKRRGLRLYARWQSRWRKKVDPSAVQGQGPGHRQHRAGRHTASVHHLVYHHHHHHHHHYHFSHSSPRRPGPEPGACDTRLVRAGAPPSPPSPGSRAPDAESVHSIYHADCHIEGPQERAQVARAAATAAASLKLATGLGTMNYPTILPSGMGSGRGSTSPGPKGKWASGPPGTGGHSPLSLNSPDPYEKIQHVVGEHGLGQAPGHLSGLSVPCPLPSPPAGTLTCELKSCPYCTRALEDPEGELSGSESGDSDGHGIYEFTQDVRHGDRRDPMQPPPATDTPGPGSPPRRAQQRASPGEPGKLGHLWATFSGKLRRIVDSKYFSRGIMMAILVNTLSMGVEYHEQPEELTHALEISNIVFTSMFALEMLLKLLACGPLGYIRNPYNIFDGIIVVISVWEIVGQADGGLSVLRTFRLLRVLKLVRFLPALRRQLVVLVKTMDNVATFCTLLMLFIFIFSILGMHLFGCKFSLKTDTGDTVPDRKNFDSLLWAIVTVFQILTQEDWNVVLYNGMASTSSWAALYFVALMTFGNYVLFNLLVAILVEGFQAEGDANRSDTDEDKTSVHFEEDFHKLRELQTTELKMCSLAVTPNGHLEGRGSLSPPLIMCTAATPMPTPKSSPYLDAAPSLPDSRRGSSSSGDPPPGDQKPPASLRSSPCAPWGPNGAWSSRRSSWSSLGRAPSLKRRSQCGERESLLSGEGKGSTDDEAEDGRATPGPRATPLRRAESLDPRPLRPAPLPATKCRDCNGQMVALPSEFFLRVDSHREDAAELDDDLEDSCCFRLHKVLEPYKPQWCRSREAWALYLFSPQNRFRVSCQKIITHKMFDHVVLVFIFLNCVTIALERPDIDPGSTERVFLSVSNYIFTAIFVAEMMVKVVALGLLSGEHAYLQSSWNLLDGLLVLVSLVDIVVAMASAGGAKILGVLRVLRLLRTLRPLRVISRAPGLKLVVETLISSLRPIGNIVLICCAFFIIFGILGVQLFKGKFYYCEGGDTRNISTKAQCRAAHYRWVRRKYNFDNLGQALMSLFVLSSKDGWVNIMYDGLDAVGVDQQPVQNHNPWMLLYFISFLLIVSFFVLNMFVGVVVENFHKCRQHQEAEEARRREEKRLRRLERRRRSKALPVAVAEAQRRPYYADYSPTRRSIHSLCTSHYLDLFITFIICVNVITMSMEHYNQPKSLDEALKYCNYVFTIVFVFEAALKLVAFGFRRFFKDRSDAAEPRRGPRACAPSLWPPRWNQLDLAIVLLSLMGITLEEIEMSAALPINPTIIRIMRVLRIARVLKLLKMATGMRALLDTVVQALPQVGNLGLLFMLLFFIYAALGVELFGRLECSEDNPCEGLSRHATFSNFGMAFLTLFRVSTGDNWNGIMKDTLRECTREDKHCLSYLPALSPVYFVTFVLVAQFVLVNVVVAVLMKHLEESNKEAREDAELDAEIELELAQGPGGARQVDADRPPSPQESPGTRDTPNLLVARKVSVSRMLSLPNDSYMFRPVVPASAPHPRPLQEVEMETYGASTPLGSVASAHSPPEESCASLQIPLAVSSPARSSETLHTLSPRGTARSPSLSRLLCRQEAVRADSLEGQIDGPRDTLDPVETGEKTLVRPVSQGGSLQSPPRSPRPASIRTRKHTSGQRCVSSRTAAPGGEEAEASDPADEEVSHITSSACPWQPTAEPQGPEASPVAGSERDLRRLYSVDAQGFLDKPGRADEQWRPSAELGSGEPGEAKAWGPEAEPALGARRKKKMSPPCISVEPPAEDEGSARPPAAEGGSTTLRRRTPSCEATPHRDSLEPTEGSGTGGDPAAKGERWGQASCRAEHLTVPSFAFEPLDLGGPSGDPFLDGSHSVTPEPRASSSGAIVPLEPPETEPLMPLSDPPEKRRGLYLTVPQCPLEKPGSPSATPAPGDGTDDPV encoded by the exons GCATGCGAATCCTGGTCACTCTGCTGCTGGACACGCTGCCCATGCTCGGGAACGTCCTTCTGCTCTGCTTCTTCGTCTTCTTCATTTTCGGCATCGTTGGTGTCCAGCTCTGGGCTGGCCTCCTGCGGAACCGCTGCTTCCTGGACAGTGCCTTTGTCAG GAACAACAATCTGACCTTCCTGCGGCCGTACTACCAGACGGAGGAGGGCGAGGAGAACCCGTTCATCTGCTCCTCGCGCCGAGACAATGGCATGCAGAAGTGCTCGCACATCCCCAGCCGCCGTGAGCTGCGCGTGCCCTGCACGCTGGGCTGGGAGGCCTACGTGCAGCCACAGGCCGAGGGGGTGGGCGCCACACGCAATGCCTGCATCAACTGGAACCAGTACTACAACGTTTGCCGCTCGGGCGACTCCAACCCCCACAACGGTGCCATCAACTTCGACAACATTGGCTACGCCTGGATCGCCATCTTCCAG GTGGGTTCCTTCTTCATGATCAACCTGTGCCTGGTGGTGATTGCCACGCAGTTCTCAGAGACAAAGCAGCGGGAGAGCCAGCTGATGCGGGAGCAGCGGGCGCGCCACCTATCCAACGACAGCACACTGGCCAGCTTCTCCGAGCCTGGCAGCTGCTACGAAGAGCTGCTGAAGTATGTGGGCCACATATTCCGCAAGGTCAAGCGGCGCGGCTTGCGCCTCTATGCCCGCTGGCAGAGCCGCTGGCGCAAGAAGGTGGACCCTAGCGCTGTGCAAGGCCAGGGTCCCGGGCACCGCCAGCACCGGGCGGGCAGGCACACAGCCTCGGTGCACCACCTggtctaccaccaccaccaccaccaccaccaccactaccatttCAGCCACAGCAGCCCCCGCAGGCCCGGCCCTGAGCCAGGCGCCTGCGACACCAGGCTGGTGCGGGCCGGTGCGCCCCCCTCACCACCCTCCCCAGGCAGCAGAGCACCCGACGCAGAGTCTGTGCACAGCATCTACCATGCCGACTGCCACATAGAGGGACCGCAGGAGAGGGCCCAGGTGGCACGTGCCGCCGCCACCGCTGCCGCCAGCCTCAAACTGGCCACAGGGCTGGGCACCATGAACTACCCCACCATCCTGCCCTCAGGGATGGGCAGCGGCAGAGGCAGCACCAGCCCCGGACCCAAGGGGAAGTGGGCCAGTGGGCCACCAGGCACTGGGGGGCACAGCCCCTTGAGCTTGAATAGCCCCGATCCCTACGAGAAGATCCAGCATGTGGTCGGGGAGCATG GACTGGGCCAGGCCCCTGGCCATCTGTCAGGCCTCAGCGTGCCCTGCCCCCTGCCCAGCCCCCCAGCAGGCACGCTGACCTGTGAGCTGAAGAGCTGCCCATACTGCACCCGTGCCCTGGAGGACCCGGAGGGGGAGCTCAGTGGCTCAGAGAGTGGAGACTCAGATGGCCATGGCATCTACGAATTCACGCAGGACGTCCGGCACGGTGACCGCCGGGATCCCATGCAACCACCCCCTGCGACGGACACACCAGGCCCAGGCAGCCCCCCGCGGCGGGCACAGCAGAGGGCATCCCCGGGCGAGCCAGGCAAACTGGGCCACCTCTGGGCTACCTTCAGCGGCAAGCTGCGCCGCATCGTGGACAGCAAGTACTTCAGCCGCGGCATCATGATGGCCATCCTCGTCAACACGCTGAGCATGGGCGTGGAGTACCATGAGCAG CCCGAGGAACTGACTCACGCCCTGGAGATCAGCAACATTGTGTTCACCAGCATGTTCGCCTTGGAGATGTTGCTGAAACTGCTGGCCTGTGGCCCTTTGGGTTACATCCGGAACCCGTACAACATCTTCGATGGCATCATCGTGGTCATTAG CGTCTGGGAGATCGTGGGGCAGGCGGACGGCGGTCTGTCTGTGCTGCGCACCTTCCGGCTGCTGCGTGTGCTGAAGCTGGTGCGCTTCCTGCCAGCACTGCGGCGCCAGCTTGTGGTACTGGTGAAGACCATGGACAACGTGGCCACCTTCTGCACGCTGCTCATGCTCTTCATTTTCATCTTCAG CATCCTGGGCATGCACCTTTTCGGTTGCAAGTTCAGCCTGAAGACAGACACCGGAGACACCGTGCCCGACAGAAAGAACTTTGACTCCTTGCTGTGGGCCATCGTCACCGTGTTCCAG ATCCTGACCCAGGAGGACTGGAACGTGGTCCTGTACAACGGCatggcctccacctcctcctgggCCGCCCTCTACTTCGTGGCCCTCATGACCTTTGGCAACTACGTGCTCTTCAACCTGCTGGTGGCCATCCTTGTGGAGGGCTTTCAGGCGGAG GGTGACGCCAACAGATCCGACACGGACGAGGACAAGACATCGGTCCACTTCGAGGAGGACTTCCACAAGCTCAGAGAGCTccagactacag AGCTGAAGATGTGCTCCCTGGCCGTGACCCCCAACGGGCACCTGGAGGGACGAGGcagcctgtcccctcccctcATCATGTGCACGGCGGCCACACCCATGCCTACTCCCAAGAGCTCACCATACCTGGACGCAGCCCCCAGCCTCCCAGACTCTCGACGTGGCAGCAGCAGCTCCGGAGACCCGCCCCCGGGAGACCAGAAGCCTCCG GCCAGCCTCCGAAGTTCTCCCTGCGCCCCCTGGGGCCCCAATGGCGCCTGGAGCAGCCGGCGTTCCAGCTGGAGCAGCCTGGGCCGTGCCCCCAGCCTCAAGCGCCGCAGCCAGTGCGGGGAGCGTGAGTCCTTGCTGTCCGGCGAGGGCAAGGGCAGTACTGACGATGAAGCCGAGGACGGCAGGGCCACACCCGGGCCCCGTGCCACCCCACTGCGGCGGGCCGAGTCCCTGGACCCACGGCCCCTCCGGCCGGCCCCCCTCCCAGCTACCAAGTGTCGCGACTGCAACGGGCAGATGGTGGCCCTGCCCAGCGAGTTCTTCCTACGCGTCGACAGCCACCGGGAGGATGCGGCCGAGCTTGACGACGACTTGGAGGAT AGCTGCTGCTTCCGCCTACACAAAGTTCTGGAGCCCTACAAGCCCCAGTGGTGCCGGAGCCGGGAGGCCTGGGCCCTCTACCTCTTCTCCCCACAGAACCG GTTCCGCGTCTCCTGCCAGAAGATCATCACGCACAAGATGTTTGATCACGTGGTCCTCGTCTTCATCTTCCTCAACTGTGTCACCATCGCCCTGGAGAGGCCTGACATTGACCCCGGCAGCACC GAGCGGGTCTTCCTCAGCGTCTCCAATTACATCTTCACGGCCATCTTCGTGGCGGAGATGATGGTGAAG GTGGTGGCCCTGGGGCTGCTCTCGGGCGAGCACGCCtacctccagagcagctggaacCTGCTGGACGGGCTGCTGGTGCTGGTGTCCCTGGTCGACATTGTCGTGGCCATGGCCTCAGCTGGTGGCGCCAAGATCCTGGGCGTTCTGCGCGTGCTGCGTCTGCTGCGGACCTTGCGGCCTCTAAG GGTCATCAGCCGGGCCCCAGGCCTCAAGCTGGTGGTGGAGACGCTGATCTCGTCACTCAGGCCCATCGGAAACATCGTCCTCATCTGCTGCGCCTTCTTCATCATTTTTGGCATCTTGGGTGTGCAG CTCTTCAAAGGAAAGTTCTACTACTGCGAGGGCGGCGACACCAGGAACATCTCCACCAAGGCGCAGTGCCGGGCCGCCCACTACCGCTGGGTGAGGCGCAAGTACAACTTCGACAACCTGGGCCAG GCCCTGATGTCGCTGTTCGTGCTGTCGTCCAAGGACGGCTGGGTGAACATCATGTACGACGGGCTGGACGCTGTCGGTGTGGACCAGCAG CCCGTGCAGAACCACAACCCCTGGATGCTGCTGTACTTCATCTCCTTCCTGCTCATCGTCAGCTTCTTCGTGCTCAACATGTTCGTGGGTGTCGTGGTCGAGAACTTCCACAAGTGCCGGCAGcaccaggaggcggaggaggcgCGGCGGCGTGAGGAGAAGCGGCTACGGCGCCTGGAGAGGAGGCGCAGGAGTAAGGCGCTCCCGGTGGCGGTGGCGG AGGCCCAGCGCCGGCCCTACTATGCTGACTACTCGCCCACCCGCCGCTCCATTCACTCGCTGTGCACCAGCCACTATCTCGACCTCTTCATCACCTTCATTATCTGCGTCAACGTCATCACTATGTCCATGGAGCACTATAACCAACCGAAG TCGCTGGACGAGGCCCTCAAGTACTGCAACTACGTGTTCACCATCGTGTTTGTCTTCGAGGCTGCACTGAAGCTGGTGGCATTTGGGTTCCGTCGGTTCTTCAAGGACAG AAGTGATGCTGCTGAGCCGAGGCGGGGACCCCGGGCGTGTGCTCCGAGCCTGTGGCCTCCCAGGTGGAACCAGCTGGACCTGGCCATCGTGCTGCTGTCACTCATGGGCATCACACTGGAGGAGATAGAGATGAGCGCTGCGCTGCCCATCAACCCCACCATCATCCGCATCATGCGTGTGCTCCGCATCGCCCGGG TGCTGAAGCTGCTGAAAATGGCCACGGGCATGCGCGCCCTGCTGGACACCGTCGTGCAAGCCCTGCCCCAG GTGGGCAACCTGGGCCTTCTTTTCATGCTCCTGTTTTTTATCTATGCTGCACTGGGAGTggagctgttcgggaggctgg AGTGCAGTGAAGACAACCCCTGTGAGGGCCTGAGCAGGCACGCCACCTTCAGCAACTTCGGCATGGCCTTCCTCACACTGTTCCGAGTGTCCACGGGGGACAACTGGAACGGGATCATGAAG GACACGCTGCGCGAGTGCACCCGTGAGGACAAGCACTGCCTGAGCTACCTGCCAGCGCTGTCGCCCGTCTACTTCGTGACCTTTGTGCTGGTGGCCCAGTTCGTGCTGGTGAACGTGGTGGTGGCCGTGCTCATGAAGCACCTGGAGGAGAGCAACAAGGAGGCACGCGAGGATGCAGAGTTGGACGCCGAGATCGAGCTGGAGCTAGCGCAGGGCCCTGGGGGTGCACGCCAGGTGGATGCAGACAGGCCTCCCTCGCCCCAGGAGAGTCCGGGCACCAGAGACACCCCAAACCTCCTTGTCGCACGCAAGGTGTCCGTGTCCAGGATGCTCTCGCTGCCCAACGACAGCTACATGTTCCGGCCTGTGGTGCCTGCCTCGGCGCCCCACCCCCGCCCGCTGcaggaggtggagatggagaCCTATGGGGCCAGCACCCCCCTGG GCTCTGTGGCCTCTGCACACTCGCCGCCCGAGGAGTCCTGTGCCTCCCTCCAGATCCCATTGGCTGTGTCATCCCCAGCCAGGAGCAGCGAGACCCTCCACACCCTGTCCCCTCGGGGCACAGCCCGCTCCCCCAGCCTCAGCCGGCTGCTCTGCAGACAG GAGGCCGTGCGCGCTGATTCCTTGGAAGGGCAGATTGACGGCCCTAGGGACACCCTGGACCCTGTGGAGACTGGCGAGAAAACCCTGGTGAGGCCGGTGTCCCAGGGGGGCTCCCTGCAGTCTCCCCCACGCTCCCCACGGCCTGCCAGCATCCGCACCCGGAAGCACACCTCTGGACAGCGCTGCGTCTCCAGCCGGACGGCAGCTCCAGGCGGAGAGGAGGCCGAGGCCTCGGACCCAGCCGACGAGGAGGTCAGCCACATCACCAGCTCTGCCTGCCCCTGGCAGCCCACGGCTGAGCCCCAGGGCCCCGAAGCCTCTCCAGTGGCCGGCAGCGAGCGGGACCTGCGCAGGCTCTACAGCGTGGACGCTCAGGGCTTCCTGGACAAGCCGGGCCGGGCGGACGAGCAGTGGCGGCCCTCAGCGGAGCTGGGCAGCGGGGagcctggggaggccaaggcctggGGCCCCGAGGCCGAGCCCGCTCTGGGTGCGCGCAGAAAGAAGAAGATGAGCCCCCCCTGCATCTCGGTGGAACCCCCTGCGGAGGATGAGGGCTCCGCGCGGCCCCCTGCAGCGGAGGGCGGCAGCACCACCCTGAGGCGCAGAACCCCGTCCTGTGAGGCCACCCCTCACAGGGACTCCCtggagcccacagagggctcaGGCACCGGAGGGGACCCTGCAGCCAAGGGGGAGCGCTGGGGCCAGGCCTCCTGCCGGGCCGAGCACCTGACCGTCCCCAGCTTTGCCTTCGAGCCACTGGACCTCGGGGGCCCCAGTGGAGACCCTTTCTTGGATGGTAGCCACAGCGTGACCCCCGAACCCAGAGCTTCCTCTTCAGGGGCCATAGTGCCCCTGGAACCCCCAGAAACAGAGCCTCTCATGCCTCTCAGTGACCCCCCAGAGAAGAGGCGGGGGCTGTACCTCACAGTCCCCCAGTGTCCTCTGGAGAAACCAGGGTCCCCCTCAGCCACCCCTGCCCCAGGGGATGGTACAGATGACCCCGTGTAG